The proteins below come from a single Chryseobacterium nepalense genomic window:
- a CDS encoding TolC family protein gives MSIKKTSVSLFLMLSAKIFCQQFSLKYCMEKAQQNNTAVKLAEQSLETRQKLLESSKNNGLPKLDLLAGYNYIGEPLRVNLQQVKHGIVEGSANQAVYSANTAYQQITGNPLSQQVQNVIYQTSKDIISAVYPDYNPEITKQSYFLAGLVVRQPIYLGGKLKSSRKLSEEQVKSSEANLQSSKDLTAYNITLQYLQVMYLNSMIDKQKSSLESLQKNEMYAGNLLKAEIIAPYQKNWADISRMQGETNLKNLTTEKENALFILKDMMGIPLDEPVEITEMLKESAEFPVFSSQSVNADVKFLQSKKAEAETGLDITKSLSRPNIFAIGNVQFFRKDLPVITPPWLVGIELRWTLFDPERRSRNLASQSLVKEADLLIEQKQKSVNLAAKIAENKMMSLKQQSETLDASRKQAYQTTYMVRKRMENSLSSVKDVNDVLQLQYETEKLYFTSLVAYQTALATYFYIIGKPENITTYIP, from the coding sequence ATGAGCATAAAGAAAACTTCCGTGTCGCTTTTTTTAATGCTTTCGGCAAAAATTTTCTGTCAGCAGTTTTCTTTAAAATATTGCATGGAGAAAGCGCAGCAAAATAATACCGCAGTAAAGCTTGCCGAACAGTCGCTTGAAACCCGGCAGAAGCTTCTCGAATCCAGTAAAAATAACGGACTCCCGAAGCTTGATCTTCTTGCGGGGTATAATTATATCGGTGAACCTCTTAGAGTCAATCTGCAACAGGTAAAACACGGTATCGTTGAAGGCTCTGCCAATCAGGCGGTATATTCAGCAAACACGGCCTACCAGCAGATTACAGGGAATCCGCTTTCACAGCAGGTACAGAATGTGATTTATCAGACCTCAAAAGATATCATCAGTGCTGTTTATCCAGATTATAATCCTGAAATCACAAAACAAAGTTATTTCCTTGCCGGCCTCGTTGTACGGCAGCCCATTTATCTTGGTGGGAAACTGAAATCTTCCCGAAAACTTTCCGAAGAACAGGTAAAAAGCAGCGAAGCAAACCTTCAGTCTTCAAAAGATCTTACGGCTTACAATATTACCCTGCAATATCTACAGGTGATGTATCTGAACTCAATGATTGATAAGCAAAAAAGCAGTCTGGAATCTTTACAGAAGAATGAAATGTATGCCGGAAACCTGCTTAAAGCAGAAATTATTGCCCCTTATCAGAAGAACTGGGCAGATATTTCCAGAATGCAGGGCGAAACCAACCTGAAAAATTTAACGACTGAAAAAGAAAATGCTCTTTTCATTTTAAAAGATATGATGGGAATTCCTCTCGACGAACCGGTAGAAATTACCGAAATGTTGAAAGAATCTGCAGAATTTCCGGTTTTTTCATCACAATCGGTAAATGCCGATGTAAAGTTTCTTCAAAGTAAGAAAGCAGAAGCGGAAACCGGACTGGATATCACAAAATCATTGTCAAGACCCAATATATTTGCCATAGGAAATGTTCAGTTCTTCAGAAAAGACCTTCCTGTAATTACTCCTCCATGGCTTGTAGGTATAGAGCTGCGGTGGACACTTTTTGACCCGGAAAGACGTTCCAGGAATCTGGCCTCACAATCTCTGGTGAAAGAAGCTGATCTTCTTATAGAGCAAAAGCAGAAATCGGTAAACCTGGCTGCGAAAATAGCTGAAAATAAAATGATGAGTCTTAAACAACAAAGTGAAACCCTGGATGCATCACGCAAACAGGCGTATCAGACAACGTATATGGTGAGAAAGAGAATGGAAAACAGCCTTTCTTCCGTAAAAGATGTTAATGATGTATTACAGCTGCAGTATGAAACCGAAAAGCTTTATTTTACCTCACTGGTAGCTTACCAGACCGCTCTGGCAACTTATTTTTATATCATCGGAAAACCGGAGAATATTACCACTTATATTCCGTGA